Proteins encoded within one genomic window of Anopheles gambiae chromosome 3, idAnoGambNW_F1_1, whole genome shotgun sequence:
- the LOC1268540 gene encoding ER lumen protein-retaining receptor yields the protein MNIFRLAGDLSHLLAIILLLIKIWKTRSCAGISGKSQILFAIVYISRYLDLVTTFISVYNTFMKLVFISTSVATIYLMYVKFKATYDHNHDSFRIEFLLVPCFLLALLINNAFTPLEILWTFSIYLEAVAILPQLFLVSKTGEAESITSHYLFALGSYRALYLLNWIYRYYAEGHYDLIAIFAGAIQTILYCDFFYLYITKVLKGKKLQLPA from the coding sequence atgaatattttcagATTGGCCGGCGATTTGTCGCATCTGCTTGCAATAATTTTGCTGTTGATAAAGATATGGAAGACGAGATCATGCGCTGGCATATCGGGCAAATCGCAGATTCTCTTCGCCATCGTCTACATTAGTCGCTATTTGGACCTGGTGACGACGTTCATCAGCGTGTACAATACCTTCATGAAGCTGGTCTTCATCAGTACCTCCGTGGCCACAATTTATCTGATGTATGTCAAGTTTAAAGCAACGTACGACCACAACCACGACTCTTTCCGCATCGAGTTTCTGCTCGTGCCCTGCTTCCTGCTGGCCCTGTTGATTAACAACGCGTTTACCCCACTGGAAATCTTGTGGACCTTCTCCATCTACCTGGAAGCGGTTGCCATACTGCCCCAGCTGTTCCTGGTCAGCAAAACTGGCGAAGCGGAAAGCATCACCAGCCATTACCTGTTCGCCCTGGGATCTTACCGTGCGCTATATCTGCTGAACTGGATCTACCGATACTACGCCGAGGGCCATTACGATCTGATTGCCATCTTCGCCGGCGCTATCCAAACGATCCTGTACTGCGACTTCTTCTATCTTTACATTACAAAGGTTCTTAAGGGCAAGAAACTTCAGCTGCCGGCGTAA
- the LOC3292144 gene encoding ER lumen protein-retaining receptor, translating to MLTGYRLLADSFHAFAVLYLLFNIWRTKSCFGVSGKTQILYITVFATRYADLVTFPATYSVYNVMMKTLFISVTLITVLVMHSVYRKTYDRENDTFYNEFLILPCFVIALFVNYRMEAFEILWSFSIMLEAVAILPQMDLICKTFHVEPWFKCYLLLLGSYRALYVLHWVDRYGQYGLYDPLAFISGGIQTVLFVLLAVRIATLKHRERIVTVSTIC from the exons atg CTTACTGGATACCGGCTGTTGGCGGACTCGTTCCACGCGTTTGCAGTTCTCTATTTGCTGTTCAACATTTGGCGCACCAAATCCTGCTTTGGCGTATCGGGGAAAACACAAATCCTGTACATTACGGTATTTGCGACGCGCTATGCCGACCTGGTCACCTTTCCAGCCACCTACAGTGTCTATAATGTGATGATGAAGACGCTTTTCATCAGCGTAACGCTAATAACCGTGCTGGTCATGCACAGCGTCTATCGCAAAACGTATGACCGCGAAAATGATACCTTCTACAATGAGTTTCTCATATTGCCATGCTTTGTGATCGCTCTGTTTGTCAACTATCGTATGGAAGCGTTCGAAATATTGTGGTCCTTTTCGATCATGCTCGAAGCAGTCGCTATACTGCCGCAAATGGATTTAATCTGCAAAACGTTTCACGTGGAGCCATGGTTCAAGTGTTATCTGTTGCTGCTCGGCTCGTACCGCGCGCTCTACGTATTGCATTGGGTCGATCGGTACGGCCAGTACGGCCTCTACGACCCATTAGCATTTATATCGGGTGGTATTCAAACAGTACTGTTTGTACTGCTTGCGGTGCGAATTGCAACCCTTAAACATCGAGAACGCATTGTTACGGTCAGTACGATTTGTTAG
- the LOC4578430 gene encoding uncharacterized protein LOC4578430 isoform X2, translating into MKSTQVMRYAVRLNCAQVNEVASKSTDRYTTRSAALLAALGIGLSSFSMKQMLSKQTKRKL; encoded by the exons ATGAAATCGACACAGGTCATGCGATATGCCGTTCGCCTAAACTGTGCACAG GTCAACGAAGTGGCGAGCAAGTCTACGGATCGGTATACCACCAGATCAGCCGCTTTGCTCGCGGCACTTGGCATTGGGCTGTCTTCGTTTAGTATGAAACAAATGCTaagcaaacaaactaaaagAAAGCTGTAA
- the LOC4578430 gene encoding uncharacterized protein LOC4578430 isoform X1, with protein sequence MCLAPGRTGKIPVKQHTASQQQYGKTKDEIDTGHAICRSPKLCTGQRSGEQVYGSVYHQISRFARGTWHWAVFV encoded by the exons ATGTGCC TTGCACCCGGACGTACAGGGAAGATTCCCGTAAAACAACACACGGCAAGCCAGCAACAGTACGGGAAGACAAAAGATGAAATCGACACAGGTCATGCGATATGCCGTTCGCCTAAACTGTGCACAG GTCAACGAAGTGGCGAGCAAGTCTACGGATCGGTATACCACCAGATCAGCCGCTTTGCTCGCGGCACTTGGCATTGGGCTGTCTTCGTTTAG
- the LOC4578431 gene encoding mitochondrial import receptor subunit TOM7 homolog, whose product MLSPGVKERIGVVFEVVKTSFHWGFIPTLLYLGFRKGSEPGMPPLQLANLLW is encoded by the exons ATGCTATCTCCAGGCGTTAAGGAAAGAATTGGAGTTGTCTTTGAGGTGGTGAAAACTTCCTTTCACTGGGGTTTCATTCCGACGCTGTTGTATTTAG gaTTCCGCAAAGGATCAGAACCCGGCATGCCTCCGTTACAATTAGCTAATTTACTATGGTAG
- the LOC1279652 gene encoding methylcrotonoyl-CoA carboxylase subunit alpha, mitochondrial, with translation MLHKMQTMASWSRRFATTCSNASQKVVHRQINKLLIANRGEIACRVMRTANRLGIRTVAVFSDADEKSLHVKLANEAYNIGPAASQQSYLRGDKILAVAKKAGCQAIHPGYGFLSENVEFAELCQQEQVTFIGPPASAIRDMGIKSTSKHIMSAAGVPIINGYHGEDQSDEKLMQEAKKIGFPLMIKAVRGGGGKGMRIAETEADFMPMLQSARTESEKAFGDSAMLLERYVRSPRHVEVQVFADHYGNAVYLYERDCSVQRRHQKIIEEAPAPGLSEELRKQLGEAAVRAAKAVNYVGAGTVEFILDKEDLSFHFMEMNTRLQVEHPITEMITGTDLVEWQIKVAAGERLPVTQEDIVKRGHAFEARIYAEDPAGGFLPGAGPLDYLSTPETSNTTRVETGVRQGDEVSIHYDPMIAKLVVWGENRASSLQLLIEQLTNYQIAGLQTNINFLIDLARHEHFQAADVHTGFIEQHTATLFPKKVIPATKVVQMALAHTLNERVQSGASLGAKTCGPFDVEYGFRPNYRVPRSIKIKVGAMEHIVTIETDNDGSYSVRVDDGEWMKVTVRRKPYANRFLLETNIEGHVSCFNAVISGENISLFDENGMIGGEIVQPRFLVTERSMGGVDASSVTAPMPGVLDKLFVKPGDTVKAGTPVAVLIAMKMEHVLKAAKDGVVKAIPNAEGSNVRKGATLISFE, from the exons ATGCTGCACAAAATGCAGACCATGGCCTCGTG GTCCCGTCGTTTCGCAACAACTTGCAGCAATGCCAGCCAAAAGGTGGTGCATCGTCAAATCAACAAACTGTTGATAGCCAACAGGGGAGAAATTGCGTGTCGTGTGATGAGGACGGCAAACCGTCTTGGCATTCgcactgttgctgttttttccgATGCGGATGAAAAATCACTCCACGTAAAGCTAGCAAACGAAGCATACAACATTGGCCCGGCCGCTTCGCAACAGTCGTACCTTCGTGGCGATAAAATTCTGGCAGTTGCCAAGAAGGCCGGTTGTCAAGCTATTCACCCCGGATACGGATTCTTATCGGAAAATGTGGAGTTTGCGGAACTGTGCCAACAAGAACAAGTTACGTTCATCGGTCCGCCGGCAAGTGCCATTCGAGACATGGGTATTAAGAGCACCTCCAAACACATCATGTCTGCTGCTGGCGTACCGATCATCAACGGTTATCACGGAGAGGATCAGTCCGACGAGAAGCTTATGCAAGAGGCGAAGAAGATTGGGTTTCCGCTAATGATCAAGGCAGTTCGCGGTGGAGGAGGCAAAGGTATGCGTATCGCTGAAACTGAAGCAGATTTTATGCCCATGCTGCAGTCTGCTCGTACGGAGTCGGAGAAAGCTTTCGGTGATAGTGCCATGCTATTAGAACGTTACGTGCGATCTCCAAGGCACGTTGAAGTGCAAGTGTTTGCCGATCATTACGGCAACGCAGTCTACCTTTACGAGCGCGATTGTTCGGTGCAACGGAGGCATCAAAAGATCATAGAAGAAGCACCTGCTCCGGGGCTGTCGGAAGAGTTGCGCAAACAGCTCGGAGAGGCCGCGGTTCGCGCTGCGAAAGCCGTCAATTACGTCGGGGCCGGAACGGTTGAGTTCATCCTGGATAAAGAAGATCTTTCATTTCACTTCATGGAAATGAATACTCGGCTACAGGTGGAGCATCCCATCACGGAAATGATTACCGGGACTGATTTGGTAGAATGGCAGATAAAGGTAGCTGCAGGGGAGCGTCTTCCGGTAACGCAGGAAGACATTGTCAAGCGGGGTCACGCCTTTGAAGCTCGTATCTATGCCGAAGACCCCGCGGGGGGCTTTCTCCCTGGTGCAGGACCATTGGATTATCTTTCCACGCCAGAAACATCAAATACTACCCGTGTAGAAACCGGTGTTCGCCAAGGAGACGAGGTGTCCATCCATTACGATCCAATGATAGCAAAGCTAGTTGTTTGGGGAGAAAATCGTGCTAGCAGTTTGCAGTTATTAATCGAGCAACTGACAAACTATCAAATTGCTGGTTTGCAGACCAACATAAACTTTCTGATCGATCTGGCACGACATGAGCATTTCCAGGCTGCAGATGTACACACGGGATTCATTGAACAGCACACGGCTACACTTTTCCCGAAAAAGGTGATACCAGCCACAAAGGTAGTTCAGATGGCGTTAGCGCATACACTCAACGAACGGGTTCAATCTGGCGCGAGCTTGGGAGCAAAAACATGTGGGCCATTTGATGTAGAGTACGGATTCCGACCAAACTATCGTGTACCACGTTCCATCAAAATAAAAGTTGGTGCCATGGAACACATTGTGACCATCGAAACAGATAACGACGGCAGCTACTCCGTCCGTGTGGATGATGGCGAATGGATGAAGGTAACGGTACGGCGCAAACCATACGCTAACCGATTCCTGTTGGAAACTAATATCGAGGGACACGTGTCGTGTTTCAACGCCGTTATTTCGGGAGAAAATATTTCCCTTTTCGATGAG AACGGCATGATTGGTGGAGAAATTGTTCAGCCCCGTTTTCTCGTTACTGAAAGATCGATGGGTGGAGTCGATGCATCCAGTGTAACTGCCCCAATGCCCGGAGTGCTCGACAAGCTGTTCGTTAAGCCGGGAGACACTGTAAAAGCTGGTACACCGGTAGCAGTGCTGATTGCAATGAAAATGGAACACGTTTTAAAAGCCGCAAAGGATGGAGTTGTTAAAGCAATACCTAACGCTGAAGGTAGCAACGTCCGTAAAGGCGCCACATTGATTTCGTTCGAGTGA
- the LOC1279653 gene encoding beta-ureidopropionase, with the protein MSESNFKSLEATLNKHIPPEELREVKRVLYGRTDDNELQFSEETISLAKDVDIELKGYVFSARKEDLRRPRIVRVAAVQNTVDIPTTAPIHVQRDALHEKISNILRVAVTAGVNIVCLQEAWTMPFAFCTREKFPWCEFAEDVENGPTTKMLKELAKQYNMVIISPILERDTNHHDTIWNTAVVISNNGTVIGKHRKNHIPRVGDFNESTYYFEGDTGHPVFDTQFGRIAINICYGRHHPQNWMMFGVNGAEIVFNPSATVGALSEPLWGIEARNAAIANSYFTVAINRVGTEVFPNEFTSGNGLPAHKDFGPFYGSSYVAAPDGSRTPGLSRDKDGLLVVEMDLNLCRQIKDFWGFQMTQRLPLYAESLAKAVKPDYKPQIIRES; encoded by the exons ATGTCTGAATCAAATTTTAAAAGCCTAGAAGCCACCCTTAACAAACATATTCCTCCGGAAGAGCTACGAGAGGTGAAACGTGTGCTTTATGGAAGGACGGACGA CAACGAGCTGCAATTTTCCGAAGAAACCATTTCATTGGCCAAGGATGTTGATATCGAGCTGAAAGGTTACGTTTTTAGCGCCCGCAAAGAGGACCTGCGACGGCCAAGAATAGTGCGGGTGGCCGCCGTCCAGAATACGGTAGACATACCGACCACGGCACCGATTCACGTGCAGCGTGATGCACTGCATGAGAAAATTTCCAACATTTTGCGCGTCGCTGTAACTGCCGGGGTCAACATCGTATGCCTGCAGGAAGCATGGA CTATGCCGTTTGCATTCTGTACACGCGAAAAGTTCCCGTGGTGTGAATTTGCCGAAGATGTGGAGAATGGACCAACAACAAAGATGCTGAAGGAGCTGGCGAAACAGTACAACATGGTCATCATTTCACCGATCCTGGAACGTGATACGAATCATCACGATACAATCTGGAATACGGCTGTGGTAATTTCGAACAACGGTACCGTCATTGGCAAACACCGAAAGAATCACATTCCACGTGTGGGTGATTTTAATGAGTCGACCTACTACTTTGAGGGCGATACCGGTCATCCGGTGTTCGATACACAGTTTGGTCGCATAGCGATTAATATTTGTTACGGACGCCACCATCCCCAAAATTGGATGATGTTCGGCGTTAACGGGGCAGAGATAGTGTTCAACCCATCCGCTACG GTCGGAGCGCTCAGTGAGCCTCTGTGGGGTATCGAAGCACGGAACGCGGCCATCGCCAACAGTTACTTTACGGTGGCAATTAATCGTGTTGGGACGGAAGTGTTCCCTAACGAATTCACCTCTGGAAATGGACTGCCGGCGCACAAAGATTTTGGCCCGTTCTATGGATCGTCCTATGTGGCTGCACCGGATGGATCTCGTACGCCCGGTCTATCGCGGGACAAGGATGGTCTCCTCGTAGTAGAGATGGATCTGAACCTCTGCCGCCAGATAAAAGACTTCTGGGGATTCCAAATGACGCAGCGTTTGCCACTTTACGCAGAAAGCCTTGCGAAGGCAGTTAAGCCCGACTACAAACCGCAAATAATTCGCGAAAGTTAA